The sequence TGGGGGGCTGCTGTGGGTGACACAGACCAGGCGCAGGCTTTGGCCCTCCAGGACCAGGAGGGACGTGCCGTTCCCGAGGTTTTCCAGGACTAGGGAAGGAAGGGGCAGAATCCATGTGCAGCTCAGGGCTCCGGGACCCtccagattcctgggccccagttCGGCACCGAGAGGCCCTGGCTCCTCTGTCCCCTTTCCTACCTGTCCTGTTTGCTtgggaaaccatcactctcaggtTCTCTGGAGGATCTGAAATGGAGAGAGGGGACCGGCTCTAGATGGGCCAGGGGCTTCCCTCTGGGTAAAGGGAAGCGtcctggagactgaggtgggggaaGTGGGTGGGATAGAAGGGCAGTGCAGAATCACCCACTGAGTCCCAGACACAAACTGCATGAGGGTCTACACAGGTAAGAATATCAGTCcctggccaggcgaggtggctcatgcccagcactttcggaggccggggcaggcggatcacgaggtcaggagatcgagaccatcctggctaacatggtgaaaccccgtctctactaaaaatacaaaaaatcagccaggagtggtggtgggcgcctgtagtcccagctactggggaggctgaggcaggagaatggcgtgaacctgggaggtggagcttgcagtgagctgagatcatgccactgcactccagcccgagagacagagcaagactctgtctcaaaaaaacaacaaaaaaaagaatgtcagtcCCTGAGACCTGGCGCTCTAGACCCCCTCAGCTCTGGGACCCTGAGCCCAGCCCCTGCATCCCCACCTGTTCTGCCCTCCCGATGGACCCCAGGCCCCTGCTGGGCGCACTCACACTGCACAGAGAGGTCCAGGGCTCGCTGCTGGGAGCCAAGCCTGTTCTCTGCTCGGCAGGTGTAGCGCCCTGAATCCCCGGCCTTCACCCCGGGCAGCTCCAGCCCCAGGGTTCTGGGGCCCCAGGGGTGGGACAAGGAGAGGACTCTGTCCTGCAGGACCCAGCTCAGCGTGGCGGGGGGCTGGCTGTCAGCAGCACAGAGGAGCCGTAGGAACTGGCCTTTCCAGGCTTCCAGATGTGTGAGATTTTCCTGGGGTTTCAAGGCTGAAccggaagagagagagagagagagaggctacAGGGAGGAGCATATCCCCTCACCTTCATGAAAATTTTTCATCTCCTAAAGAGGACTGGcccagtggccgggcgcggtggctcaagcctgtaatcccagcactttgggaggccgagacgggcggatcacgacgtcaggagatcgagaccatcctggttaacacggtgaaaccccgtctctactaaaaaatacaaaaaattagccgggcgaggtggcgggcgcctgtagtcccagctactcgggaggctgaggcaggagaatggcgggaacccgggaggcggagcttgcagtgagctgagatccggccactgcactccagcctgggcgacagagcgagactccgtctcaaaaaaaaaaaaaaaaaaagacgactggcccagccccagccccacggCCCTCAGTACCTGACGTGTTGTCCCGCGAAATGCTGATAACAAGGTCTCTGGGGGCGTCTGTAACAAGATTGTGAGCTGGCTACAGGGAGGGCCAGTTTGTTCCTCTCACCTGGAAAAAACTCCCTCCGGGAAAAGAAAGTGGGAACATCCCAGGAAAGACAAGTGACAACCAGAGCCGGGCCTCACGGGTGTGGACAGAGGACCAGACGCCATTCCCATCCCCCTCCCAGGGCTGAGCCCGCATCCTGGGACCTCACGGCTTCCTCTCCCTGGATGCTCCTGAGCTGGCAGCCGCTCACTGCCCCACTGGgctcctccacctccccacccacCGGGTCTGTCTGCACGCCCCAGCGTCCCAGGCCACACTCACAGGCCACGCGGAGTCGGACGGTCCTCTCTGCGCTCACACCCTTTCTGGAGAAGTCCACGTGGCAGGTGAGGTCGGTGTCGTGGTCCTGGGGGCTGGGCGTGAAGCTGAGCACTGAGAAGTGGGAGGTCGTTGGTTTGGTTCCTTGGGAGGAGAGGGCAGTCCCCGTCCAGGAGAAAGAAGGGGCTGGACATTCCTCAGAGGCCCAGTTAAACACACAGACGACCGTCACCGGCTGCCCGGGCTCCAGAGTCTCAGGGATGTAGACATCAGGCTTCTGAGTCAGGGCTGGGACAGCGACAGGGGTGAGGGGTTCTAATGCTGCAGGGGTCCCTGAGAGCCCTCTCTGCTCAGCCCATAGCCTGCCCCCAGGGTCCCTCTCCAGTGTGAGAGGCAGCGGTTCCCATCCCATTCCATACCTGTTACTTGTAGAAGGAACCCATTGTTCCTGAAATTATATCTCACATATGTTCCTCTCTCCACCCGAAAGAAGTACCGTGCCTCATCCTCCCTCTGCGCGTCTCTGATCACCAAGGAGCAGCTCCCCTTGCCGGGATCCCCAGTGAGCTGGAATCGGCCCCGGGCGCTCATTTCCACCTCTCGACTCTGGTTGTTTGTGGCCACAGGAGCACCCGTATTTGTGTTGGTCCCTTCTTTGAACCAGTAGCCATAAGCAGCAGTAGACTCGTTCCAGCCATCCCAGGGGTAGGAGAGGTTGCAAGGCACCATGACGCACAGGCCCTCCTGCACCGTCACCAGCCTCTGCACTTGAAGACTGTAACTGGGATCCTTGTTCAGGGACCCTGGGGAGATGCAGAGGCTCAGCGGCGGCCCCAGTCCCTGCATGGGACCCCCAACCGCCGACCCACTTACCCGCCCCCAGCACGGGCAgcagcaggggcagcagcagcATCTCTGGGCTCTGGGGCTGGGCCTGTCCCGGGACCATCCGGCTTCTGGGCCGGCCTGGCGGGGAAGGAAACTCCTCGAGCAGGAAGCCTGGCAGAGGGACAGTGACCATCCGCAGAGGAGGAGCCTCGGGAACCGCAATGTCCTGAAAGATCCTCTCCTGACTTCTCCTTTCACAGGGGAAGCAGCAGGGCAGAGGGCATGAGGCCAGCCCCAAACCAGGAAGGAGCCACCCTGGCCAGCCTCGGGCGTGGGCAGTGCTAGGAGGGGACTGTCAGGGGACACAGGTGAGTCATGGCTGCAGGTGAGGTGATGGATGCAGagtcccattcattcattcattcattcattcattctccagGCAAAATCTACTCCATGCAGTGGGGGGAGGCAAAGAAGAGATGACCAACCAATCCCTGCCCACAGGATCCTCACCTCCACTTATGTCAACTCAGGGTCCCTGGGCTCCCGAAAGGCACTCAGCTCCCCTGCGTGTTGTGGGGCCGTCTCGGCAGCTTACAGCAGGCTCCCAGCTCCACAGTGAGTTGGGGGGCAGTGACATAAGACCCCAGTGAACTCAGAGGGCCTCATGCTTGGGGTTTACTGCTCTGAGGTTGCCCTCTGGAGATTCttaataatttatcttttgatCTGTGTTTTGTAAATGAGGTCTAATTGGTTCATGGAGCCCCACTGGGGAACTTGGACCTTGCATCATAGGGTCACAGCTCTGTCCTCTCCCCACCCTGATGCCCAGACTAGTTTGTGGCTCAGCCCAGCCCCGATTACCCACCCGGGCATAGAGGGGGTCTGGGTTGTGCAGACTCAAGGGCAGGGACCCCAGCACCTTTGAGAGTCTGCACTGCCCACCCTCCCGATTCCCCAAGGCTGAGGATTTGGACATTAACTAGCAAATTTAAAACTCCATGAAAAAATGTGGTTTATCCATTTAATGGAGTATTCTTCACCCCTAAAAAGGAATTACATTCTGACACCTGCCAAACACAGATGGTCCTGAGAACactatactaagtgaaagaaaccagacaataCTGCGTGATTCTGTTCATCTGATATGTCCAGAAGTGGCAAAtgtagagacaggaagtagatttGTCATTGTTGGGAGGGGGGGCATGGTGGGAGAGAAGAATGGGAAGTGACAGTTTAATGGGTACATGGTTTCTTTTTTCAGTAATGGGAAAGTTCTGCAACTAGATGGAGCTGATGGTTGCACAAGAATGTGAACGTACTTATTGCCAATGaactgtactttttttcttttttttttccccttttgagtcttgctttgtcacccaggctgagtgcagtggtgcaatctcggctcactgcaacctctgcctcccagtttcaagcagttctcgtgcctcagcctcctgagtggccgggattacaggcatgcaccaccacgcccagctgattgtgcattttaaaatgattaaaataggccggacgcagtggctcacacctgtaatcccagcactttgggaggccaaggcgggcagatcacttgaggtcaggagttcgagaccagcctggtcaacatggtgaaaactcgtctctattaaaaatacaaagattaggcTGGGtacggtagctcaagcctgtaatcctagcactttgggaggctgaggcgggcggatcacaaggtcaggagttcgagaccagcctgaccagcatggtgaaaccccgtctctactaaaaatacaaaaaaattagcctgacatggtggcatgcacctgtagtcccagctactcaagaggctgaggcaagggaattgcttgaacctggtgggcagaggttgcagtgagccgcgatcatgccactgcactccagcctgggcgacagagtgagactctgtctcaaaaaaaaaaaaaaaaaaaattcaactcaatatggatcagagacttaaatctaagatctgaaaccaaaaaattctagaagataacctaggaaaaactcttcaaGACATTGGTCTAGGTAGTGGTATGTATACCATTatcatggaatattactcagccataagaaaaaaatgaaataatgtcttttgcaacaacttcgacggagctggaggccattattccaagtgaagtaactcaggaatgaaaaatcaaatgccatctgttctcacttttaagtgggagctaagctatggatGCGTAAAGGCATACAGAGATCATGGACTATGATGTCATAGAGGCAGAGAGTAGAACAATAGTTATGAGAGCCCTAGAAGGGTGcatgggtgggtaggtggggaATGAAGAGCTCTATCTaacaaatatacagttagatagaaggagtaGTTCTTATGTTtaatagcagagtagggtgactatagttaacagtaacaTATTGTagtggtcgctcatgcctgtaatcccaacaatttgggaggctgagacaggcagattgcttgagcctaggagtttgaggccagcctgagcaacatggtgaaaccccatctctatcaaaaaaaaagtacaaaaattaagtggtggtgcacacctgtagtcccaagttgctcaggaggctgaagtgggaggattgcttgagcttggggagatcaaagctgcagtgagtcatgatcacaccactgcactccagcctgggtgactgagtaaccctgtttttttttttttgagatggagtctcactctgtcactcaggctggagggcagtggtgcgatctcagctcactgcaagctccgcctcccaggttcacgccactctcccgcctcagcctcctgagtagctgggactataggcgcccgccaccacaccgagctaatttttttgtatttttaatagagacagggtttcaccgtgttagccaggatggccttgatctcctgaccttgtgatccgcccgccttggcctcccaaagtgctgggattacaggcatgagccaccgcgtccggcctcagagtgaccctgtcttaaaaataaataaataacatattgtatttttcaaaatagctagaaaagaggatttgaaatgttcccaacatatagaaataatacatgtttgAAGTGACAGATATTCAAATACCATGACTTGATTATACCATATTATATGCATGgcacaaaatatcacatataccccataaatatgtacaaatatcacatattaataaaaataatttttaaaaatcaacaaaccagggctgggcacagtggctcacacctgtaatcccagcactttaggaggccgaggcgggtggatcacctgaggtcagaagttcaagaccagcctggtcaacatggtgaaaccccatctctactaaatatacaaaaaattagccaggcgtggtggcaggcaccagtaatcccagctactcaggaggctgaggcaggagaatcgcttgaacctgagaggtggaggttgtggtgagccaagatcatgccattgtgttccagcctgggcaataacagtgaaacttcatcttaaaaaaaaaaaaaaaatcaacaagccagacacagttgttcacgcctgtaaatgctagcactttgggaggctgggcaggcagatcacctgaggtcaggagttcgagaccagcctgctcaacatgatgaaagtccatctctactaaaaatacaaaaaattagccgggcgtggtggcgggtgcctgtagtcccagctacttgggaggcttaggcaggagaatcacttggcccctgggaggcggaggttgcagtgagctgagactgcgccattgcactccagctggggtgacagagtgagactctgtctcaaaaataaaaaaaaaaataaataaaaatcaacaaaagaaaaagtttcataGGGTAGGATCCAGAAGAGACAATGTGTGGGATTCCAATTGTCCTTTCCCAGTGAAATCATACAGAAAACACTAATGCTAGCAGTAAGGATGAGTGACAACATACACTAAGTATTGTCACCCAGGCGAGCTCACCTGAGCCTCGGTGttcagagttttttgtttgtttgtttttgtttttgtttttttcttttgagacagagtcttgctctgtcacccaggctggagtgcagtggcaccatctctgctcactgcaagctccgcctcccgggttcccgccattctcctgcctcagcctcccgggtagctgggactacaggcgcccgccacctcgccttgctagttttttgtatttttttagtagagacggggtttcactgtgttagccaggatggtctcgatctcctgacctcgtgatccgcccgtctcggcctcccaaagtgctgggattacaggcttgagccacagcgaccggccgtatttttagtagagacggggtttcaccgtgttagccaggatggtctcgatctcctgacctcatgatccacccatctcagcctcccaaaatgctgggattacaggtgtgagccaccacgcctggccggtgTTCAGAGTTTTTACTGGGAGTTGGTCAGGTAGATGTGGCTGACTGCCTGTGTGGTTGACCCAGTTTTTACTCTCTGTGGAGGTACAGCAATAATACATGGTGCAAAGCCCTCACCATAAATCACAGAGTTATTGTAGACTCTTCCAGTGTCCCACTGCCCCctggagaatgaatgaatgagtgaatgaatgggacTCTGCATCCATCACCTCACCTGCAGCCATGACTCACCTGTGTCCCCTGACAGTCCCCTCCTAGCACTGCCCACGCCCGAGGCTGGCCAGGGTGGCTCCTTCCTGGTTTGGGGCTGGCCTCATGCCCTCTGCCCTGCTGCTTCCCCTGTGAAAGGAGAAGTCAGGAGAGGATCTTTCAGGACATTGCGGTTCCTGAGGCTCCTCCTCTGCGGATGGTCACTGTCCCTCTGCCAGGCTTCCTGCTCGAGGAGTTTCCTTCCCCGCCAGGCCAGCCCAGAAGCCGGATGGTCCCGGGACAGGCCCAGCCCCAGAGCCCAGAGATgctgctgctgcccctgctgcTGCCCGTGCTGGGGGCGGGTGAGTGGGTCGGTGGCTGGGGGTCCCATGCAGGGACTGGGGCCGCCGCTGAGCCTCTACATCTCCCCAGGGTCCCTGAACAAGGATCCCAGTTACAGTCTTCAAGTGCAGAGGCTGGTGACGGTGCAGGAGGGCCTGTGCGTCATGGTGCCTTGCAACCTCTCCTACCCCTGGGATGGCTGGAACGAGTCTACTGCTGCTTATGGCTACTGGTTCAAAGAAGGGACCAACACAAATGCGGGTGCTCCTGTGGCCACAAACAACCAGAGTCGAGAGGTGGAAATGAGCGCCCGGGGCCGATTCCAGCTCACTGGGGATCCCGGCAAGGGGAGCTGCTCCTTGGTGATCAGAGACGCGCagagggaggatgaggcacaGTACTTCTTTCGGGTGGAGAGAGGAACATATGTGAGATATAATTTCAGGAACAATGGGTTCCTTCTACAAGTAACAGGTATGGAATGGGATGGGAACCGCTGCCTCTCACACTGGAGAGGGACCCTGGGGGCAGGCTATGGGCTGAGCAGAGAGGGCTCTCAGGGACCCCTGCAGCATTAGAACCCCTCACCCATGTCGCTGTCCCAGCCCTGACTCAGAAGCCTGATGTCTACATCCCTGAGACTCTGGAGCCCGGGCAGCCAGTGACGGTCATCTGTGTGTTTAACTGGGCCTCCGAGGAATGTCCAGCCCCTTCTTTCTCCTGGACGGGGACTGCCCTCTTCTCCCAAGGAACCAAACCAACGACCTCCCACTTCTCAGTGCTCAGCTTCACGCCCAGCCCCCAGGACCACGACACCAACCTCACCTGCCACGTGGACTTCTCCAGAAAGGGTGTGAGCGCACAGAGGACCGTCCGACTCCGCGTGGCCTGTGAGTGTGGCCTGGGACGCTGGGGCGTGCAGACAGACCCGgtgggtggggaggtggaggagcCCAGTGGGGCAGTGGAGCGGCTGCCAGCTCAGGAGCGTCCAGGGAGAGGAAGCCGTGGGGTCCCAGGATGCGGGCTCAGCCCTGGGAGGGGGATGGGAATGGCGTCTGGTCCTCTGTCCTGGAAGCCCAGAAAGGCCAGTTCCTGCGGCTCCTCTGTGCTGCTGACAGCCAGCCCCCCGCCACGCTGAGCTGGGTCCTGCAGGACAGAGTCCTCTCCTTGTCCCACCCCTGGGGCCCCAGAACCCTGGGGCTGGAGCTGCCGGGGGTGAAGGCCGGGGATTCAGGGCGCTACACCTGCCGAGCGGAGAACAGGCTTGGCTCCCAGCAGCGAGCCCTGGACCTCTCTGTGCAGTGTGAGTGCGTCCAGCAGGGGCCTGGGGTCCATCGGGAGGGCAGAACAGGTGGGGATGCAGGGGCTGGGCTCAGGGTCCCAGAGCTGAGGGGATCTGGAGCCCCAGGCCTCGGGGACTGACCTTACCTGGGTAGACCCTCATGCAGTTTGTGTCTGGGACTCAGTGGGTGATTCTGCACTGCCCTTCTATCCCACCCACttcccccacctcagtctccaggaCGCTTCCCTTTACCCAGAGGGAAGCCCCTGGCCCGTCTAGAGCTGGTCCCCTCTCTCCATTTCAGATCCTCCACAGAACCTGAGTGTGATGGTTTCCCAAGCAAACAGGACAGGTAGGAAAGGGGACAGAGGAGCCAGGGCCTCTCGGTGCCGAACTGGGGGCCCAGGAATCTGGAGGGTCCCGGAGCCCTGAGCTGCACATGGATTCTGCCCCTTCCTTCCCTAGTCCTGGAAAACCTCGGGAACGGCACGTCCCTCCTGGTCCTGGAGGGCCAAAGCCTGCGCCTGGTCTGTGTCACCCACAGCAGCCCCCCAGCCAGGCTGAGCTGGACCCAGGGGGGACAGACCGTGGGCTCCTCCCAGCCCTCAGACCCCGGGGTCCTGGAGCTGCCTCGGGTTCAAGTGGAGCAAGAAGGAGGGTTCACCTGCCACGCTCAGCACCCGCTGGGCTCCCAGCACGTCTCTCTCAGGCACTCCGTGCACTGCGAGTGGGGAAAGGGGGGCACCTGGGTCCCAGGAAGGGGCCCCTGCTGAGTCCTGTCCTCCGTCCCACAGACCCCCCACAGCTGCTGGGCCCCTCCTGCTCCTGGGAGGCCGAGGGTCTGCACTGCAGCTGCTCCTCCCAAGCCAGCCCGGCGCCGGCTCTGAGCTAGTGGATTGGTGGGGAGCTGTTGGAGGGGAACAGCAGCCAGGGCTTCTTCGATGTCACCCCCAGCTCAGCCAGGCCCTGGGTCAACAGCTCCCTCAAGCCTCCAAGCGGGGGCTTGGCTCCAACCTCAGGCTCCGCTTCGAGGCCCAGAACGTCCATGGGACCCAGAGCTCTCGTTTCCTGCTGGACAGTCAGGGTGTAGGGTAGGGAGGCCTGGGCTCTCCAGGTCCCACAGCCAAGGGTGTAGGAAGGGCCTGGAGAACCCAGATTGAAGTTGCAATAAGAAAGGAAGGACTCAGGACTGTCGTTTAGCAGGTGAACGGGCCTCATCCCACTTTTCCAGGCAAATCAGGGCCCGTGACGGGGCTGGTTCTGGTGGCTGTCGGGGAGATGGCTACGAAGATCCtgcttctctgcctctgcctcatcctcctcagGTGAGCCCCGCCCCAGGGTCCAAGGGGAGGGGTGGAGAGGGCAGAGGATACACCGCTCAATCCCAGATCTTAATCCTGGGGGTGCTTGGACAGTTTAAGACGCCTGCGGCCAGGCAGAGGCTGAGTTGATCGTGATGATTCCACACGGGCCAATGTTGTCAGTCCCCAACTCTGGACCAATTTCCAGGCTGGGGAGGTTCCTGCTCTCATCGGGGAGGTCCTGGGGGCTACGcctgctctctctgcctcagtgcCCTCCAGCCCCTTAGCAGGGCACAGCGAGGTGAATCTGCTGCCTTCTGAGCCCCAATGCGGCCACACTCACAGGCCCTGGTCTCTTCATCCAGAGTGAGGTCCTGCAGGAGGAAGGCAGCAAGGGCAGCACTGGGCATGCAGGCTGCAGACACTGTCACAGACTAATCTCCAGGTGAGTGTCGTGGGCCTCTTCCCTTCCAACATCCTGCTGGACACCTCCCCCTCGATGGCCCCAAGGATTGCTCCACTCAACGTGGCCATAACTGACTTGTCACCTCCCTTTCCAAGCCCACTTCTCCTGTTCAGAGCCCCATCCCTCTGATGACGTGGTAGCCCCATCTCTAATGTTAAAACCCGGGTGTGGGtgtccaccttgacctccctccctcctctagaTCCCATAAATCACTAGCTCTTGTCCCTCCTCCTAAGTACACGTCACCTTGGAGCCCTTTTCTCCATCCTGGCCCCAGTCATGCCTGGGCCTCACCTCTTCCCTGGTCACTGAACCCTCCTCATCTCTTGCCTCCATCTCTCCCAAAACAGACTCCAGACTGCTTCCAGATGCCTCCTCATCCAGTTCCTCCACTGTCTGAGCGGCCGTGTTTCCTCTGCAGGCCTTGCATGGTCTGTCCTCTGCTGGGCTCTCCTGATCTCTCCTCTCCCTACGTCACCCAACATCTCCCCAAACCCTCTGGGCCAAAGACTCTGTGGCTCTGACACTTGGCATATGTAGTTTCTTCTCCTGAAACGCCCTTCCCTCCCACTCCTGCCAAACTATGTCCAGATCCTCCTTCAggttccccctttttttttttttttgagacacagtctcactttgtcacccaggctggagtgcagtggcatgatctcaactcactgcagcctcccaggttcaagcgattctcctgcctcaacctcctgagtagctgggattacaggcacctgccaccatgtccggctaatttttgtatttttagtagagatggggtttcaccatgttggccaggttggtctcaaactcctagcctcaagtgatccaccctcctcagcctcccaaactgctgggattacaggcatgagccaccgcactgaaCTGTGTGCAGACGTGTCACGTAAGGACCTTTCTGCCAATAACGGACGGCAAATATGACAGTGGtttcataatattctttttttttttttttttctgagatggagtcttgcactgtcgcctgggctggtatgcaatgcaatggtgcaatctcagctcactgcaacctccacttcctaggtttaagcgattctcctgcctcaacctcccaagtagctgggattacaggcagccaccatcacgtccagctaagttttgtgtttttagtagagatggggtttcactatgttggccaggctggtctcgaactcctgacctcgcgatccacccacctcagcctcccaaagtgctgggattacaggtgtgagccaccgtacccggccagtGTTATAAGATTCTAATGCAGCAGAAAGATTCCTATCT comes from Macaca fascicularis isolate 582-1 chromosome 19, T2T-MFA8v1.1 and encodes:
- the SIGLEC16 gene encoding sialic acid-binding Ig-like lectin 16 isoform X4 is translated as MVTVPLPGFLLEEFPSPPGQPRSRMVPGQAQPQSPEMLLLPLLLPVLGAGSLNKDPSYSLQVQRLVTVQEGLCVMVPCNLSYPWDGWNESTAAYGYWFKEGTNTNAGAPVATNNQSREVEMSARGRFQLTGDPGKGSCSLVIRDAQREDEAQYFFRVERGTYVRYNFRNNGFLLQVTALTQKPDVYIPETLEPGQPVTVICVFNWASEECPAPSFSWTGTALFSQGTKPTTSHFSVLSFTPSPQDHDTNLTCHVDFSRKGVSAQRTVRLRVAYPPQNLSVMVSQANRTVLENLGNGTSLLVLEGQSLRLVCVTHSSPPARLSWTQGGQTVGSSQPSDPGVLELPRVQVEQEGGFTCHAQHPLGSQHVSLRHSVHCEWGKGGTWVPGRGPC
- the SIGLEC16 gene encoding sialic acid-binding Ig-like lectin 16 isoform X5, translating into MVTVPLPGFLLEEFPSPPGQPRSRMVPGQAQPQSPEMLLLPLLLPVLGAGSLNKDPSYSLQVQRLVTVQEGLCVMVPCNLSYPWDGWNESTAAYGYWFKEGTNTNAGAPVATNNQSREVEMSARGRFQLTGDPGKGSCSLVIRDAQREDEAQYFFRVERGTYVRYNFRNNGFLLQVTALTQKPDVYIPETLEPGQPVTVICVFNWASEECPAPSFSWTGTALFSQGTKPTTSHFSVLSFTPSPQDHDTNLTCHVDFSRKGVSAQRTVRLRVASQKGQFLRLLCAADSQPPATLSWVLQDRVLSLSHPWGPRTLGLELPGVKAGDSGRYTCRAENRLGSQQRALDLSVQYPPQNLSVMVSQANRTVLENLGNGTSLLVLEGQSLRLANQGP
- the SIGLEC16 gene encoding sialic acid-binding Ig-like lectin 16 isoform X2, encoding MVTVPLPGFLLEEFPSPPGQPRSRMVPGQAQPQSPEMLLLPLLLPVLGAGSLNKDPSYSLQVQRLVTVQEGLCVMVPCNLSYPWDGWNESTAAYGYWFKEGTNTNAGAPVATNNQSREVEMSARGRFQLTGDPGKGSCSLVIRDAQREDEAQYFFRVERGTYVRYNFRNNGFLLQVTALTQKPDVYIPETLEPGQPVTVICVFNWASEECPAPSFSWTGTALFSQGTKPTTSHFSVLSFTPSPQDHDTNLTCHVDFSRKGVSAQRTVRLRVASQKGQFLRLLCAADSQPPATLSWVLQDRVLSLSHPWGPRTLGLELPGVKAGDSGRYTCRAENRLGSQQRALDLSVQYPPQNLSVMVSQANRTGKSGPVTGLVLVAVGEMATKILLLCLCLILLRVRSCRRKAARAALGMQAADTVTD
- the SIGLEC16 gene encoding sialic acid-binding Ig-like lectin 16 isoform X1 produces the protein MVTVPLPGFLLEEFPSPPGQPRSRMVPGQAQPQSPEMLLLPLLLPVLGAGSLNKDPSYSLQVQRLVTVQEGLCVMVPCNLSYPWDGWNESTAAYGYWFKEGTNTNAGAPVATNNQSREVEMSARGRFQLTGDPGKGSCSLVIRDAQREDEAQYFFRVERGTYVRYNFRNNGFLLQVTALTQKPDVYIPETLEPGQPVTVICVFNWASEECPAPSFSWTGTALFSQGTKPTTSHFSVLSFTPSPQDHDTNLTCHVDFSRKGVSAQRTVRLRVASQKGQFLRLLCAADSQPPATLSWVLQDRVLSLSHPWGPRTLGLELPGVKAGDSGRYTCRAENRLGSQQRALDLSVQYPPQNLSVMVSQANRTVLENLGNGTSLLVLEGQSLRLVCVTHSSPPARLSWTQGGQTVGSSQPSDPGVLELPRVQVEQEGGFTCHAQHPLGSQHVSLRHSVHCEWGKGGTWVPGRGPC
- the SIGLEC16 gene encoding sialic acid-binding Ig-like lectin 16 isoform X8, with amino-acid sequence MVTVPLPGFLLEEFPSPPGQPRSRMVPGQAQPQSPEMLLLPLLLPVLGAGSLNKDPSYSLQVQRLVTVQEGLCVMVPCNLSYPWDGWNESTAAYGYWFKEGTNTNAGAPVATNNQSREVEMSARGRFQLTGDPGKGSCSLVIRDAQREDEAQYFFRVERGTYVRYNFRNNGFLLQVTALTQKPDVYIPETLEPGQPVTVICVFNWASEECPAPSFSWTGTALFSQGTKPTTSHFSVLSFTPSPQDHDTNLTCHVDFSRKGVSAQRTVRLRVAYPPQNLSVMVSQANRTGKSGPVTGLVLVAVGEMATKILLLCLCLILLRPWSLHPE
- the SIGLEC16 gene encoding sialic acid-binding Ig-like lectin 16 isoform X3 gives rise to the protein MVTVPLPGFLLEEFPSPPGQPRSRMVPGQAQPQSPEMLLLPLLLPVLGAGSLNKDPSYSLQVQRLVTVQEGLCVMVPCNLSYPWDGWNESTAAYGYWFKEGTNTNAGAPVATNNQSREVEMSARGRFQLTGDPGKGSCSLVIRDAQREDEAQYFFRVERGTYVRYNFRNNGFLLQVTALTQKPDVYIPETLEPGQPVTVICVFNWASEECPAPSFSWTGTALFSQGTKPTTSHFSVLSFTPSPQDHDTNLTCHVDFSRKGVSAQRTVRLRVASQKGQFLRLLCAADSQPPATLSWVLQDRVLSLSHPWGPRTLGLELPGVKAGDSGRYTCRAENRLGSQQRALDLSVQYPPQNLSVMVSQANRTGKSGPVTGLVLVAVGEMATKILLLCLCLILLRPWSLHPE
- the SIGLEC16 gene encoding sialic acid-binding Ig-like lectin 16 isoform X6, which gives rise to MVTVPLPGFLLEEFPSPPGQPRSRMVPGQAQPQSPEMLLLPLLLPVLGAGSLNKDPSYSLQVQRLVTVQEGLCVMVPCNLSYPWDGWNESTAAYGYWFKEGTNTNAGAPVATNNQSREVEMSARGRFQLTGDPGKGSCSLVIRDAQREDEAQYFFRVERGTYVRYNFRNNGFLLQVTALTQKPDVYIPETLEPGQPVTVICVFNWASEECPAPSFSWTGTALFSQGTKPTTSHFSVLSFTPSPQDHDTNLTCHVDFSRKGVSAQRTVRLRVAYPPQNLSVMVSQANRTGKSGPVTGLVLVAVGEMATKILLLCLCLILLRVRSCRRKAARAALGMQAADTVTD
- the SIGLEC16 gene encoding sialic acid-binding Ig-like lectin 16 isoform X7, which translates into the protein MVTVPLPGFLLEEFPSPPGQPRSRMVPGQAQPQSPEMLLLPLLLPVLGAGSLNKDPSYSLQVQRLVTVQEGLCVMVPCNLSYPWDGWNESTAAYGYWFKEGTNTNAGAPVATNNQSREVEMSARGRFQLTGDPGKGSCSLVIRDAQREDEAQYFFRVERGTYVRYNFRNNGFLLQVTALTQKPDVYIPETLEPGQPVTVICVFNWASEECPAPSFSWTGTALFSQGTKPTTSHFSVLSFTPSPQDHDTNLTCHVDFSRKGVSAQRTVRLRVACKSGPVTGLVLVAVGEMATKILLLCLCLILLRVRSCRRKAARAALGMQAADTVTD